A window of the bacterium genome harbors these coding sequences:
- the rpoD gene encoding RNA polymerase sigma factor RpoD → MLSTLSSEIRQLVESGRKRGYVTYDEIQEAAPEVEHNLDEYDRIYGMLVDLEIKVVDDPKDAEKPADDEEEPEAVLEPLEGVSIDDPVRMYLKEIGKVPLLNSAEEIKLAKRMERGDEEAKRRLIEANLRLVVSIAKKYVGRGMLFLDLIQEGNLGLIRAVEKFDWRKGYKFSTYATWWIRQAITRALADQARTIRIPVHMVETINKLIRISRQLLQELGREPTPEEIGQVMKMPTERVREIIKIAQEPISLETPIGEEEDSHLGDFIEDQDALAPAEAASFTMLKEQLEGVLDTLTPRERKVLKLRFGLDDGRPRTLEEVGQEFGVTRERIRQIEAKALRKLRHPSRSKRLKDFIE, encoded by the coding sequence GTGCTGAGCACCCTCTCGAGCGAGATACGCCAACTCGTCGAGTCGGGCCGCAAGCGCGGCTACGTCACCTACGACGAGATTCAGGAAGCCGCGCCCGAAGTCGAGCACAACCTCGACGAGTACGACCGCATCTACGGGATGCTGGTCGATCTCGAGATCAAGGTTGTCGACGACCCCAAGGACGCGGAGAAGCCCGCGGACGACGAGGAGGAACCCGAAGCGGTGCTGGAGCCCCTGGAGGGGGTGAGCATCGACGATCCTGTCCGGATGTACCTCAAGGAGATCGGGAAAGTGCCCCTGCTCAACTCCGCGGAGGAAATCAAGCTGGCCAAGCGGATGGAGCGGGGCGACGAGGAGGCCAAGCGCCGCCTGATCGAGGCCAACCTGCGCTTGGTGGTGAGCATCGCCAAGAAGTACGTCGGCCGTGGCATGCTGTTCCTGGACCTGATCCAGGAAGGCAACCTGGGGTTGATCCGGGCCGTCGAAAAATTCGACTGGCGCAAGGGCTACAAGTTCAGCACGTATGCCACCTGGTGGATCCGACAGGCGATCACGCGCGCGCTCGCCGATCAGGCACGGACGATCCGGATTCCCGTGCACATGGTCGAGACGATCAACAAGCTGATCCGAATCTCCCGGCAACTGCTCCAGGAGCTCGGCCGCGAGCCGACCCCGGAGGAGATCGGCCAGGTGATGAAGATGCCGACGGAGCGGGTTCGGGAGATTATCAAGATCGCGCAGGAACCGATCTCGCTGGAGACCCCGATCGGGGAGGAGGAGGACAGCCACCTCGGGGACTTTATCGAGGATCAGGACGCCCTCGCCCCCGCCGAAGCCGCGTCGTTCACGATGCTGAAGGAGCAGTTGGAGGGCGTGCTCGACACTCTGACGCCGCGCGAGCGTAAGGTCCTCAAGTTGCGGTTCGGGCTCGACGACGGGCGGCCGCGCACCCTGGAAGAGGTGGGCCAGGAGTTTGGCGTCACGCGCGAGCGCATCCGCCAGATTGAGGCGAAGGCGCTCCGCAAACTCCGCCATCCCAGCCGCAGCAAGCGGCTCAAGGATTTTATCGAATAG
- a CDS encoding SPW repeat protein: MVNALIGIWFIIAPAVLPFPDNAVTAWTSVIGGVILLVLAGSAALSEGARRRVWIQIVTGLVGIWFIVAPWVLSFTARPGNFWTSLVLGIVALNLSIWDLEGLPKAASTQHSH; this comes from the coding sequence GTGGTTAACGCATTGATCGGGATCTGGTTCATCATCGCTCCAGCCGTCCTCCCGTTTCCCGATAACGCGGTGACGGCGTGGACGAGCGTCATCGGCGGCGTGATCCTGCTGGTCCTCGCGGGGAGCGCCGCACTCAGCGAAGGGGCGCGACGGCGGGTCTGGATCCAGATCGTGACCGGACTCGTCGGGATCTGGTTCATCGTCGCGCCGTGGGTGCTGTCGTTTACGGCCAGACCGGGAAACTTCTGGACGTCCCTGGTTCTCGGGATCGTCGCGTTGAACCTGAGCATCTGGGATCTGGAGGGACTGCCGAAGGCCGCAAGCACCCAGCACTCGCACTAG